The proteins below come from a single Denticeps clupeoides chromosome 15, fDenClu1.1, whole genome shotgun sequence genomic window:
- the fbxl14b gene encoding F-box/LRR-repeat protein 14b gives MDTHISCLFPEILAMIFSYLDVRDKGRVAQVCAAWRDASYHKSVWRGVEAKLHLRRANPSLFPSLQARGIRRVQILSLRRSLSYVIQGMPNIESLNLSGCYNLTDNGLGHAFVQEIPSLRVLNLSLCKQITDSSLGRIAQYLKNLEVLELGGCSNITNTGLLLVAWGLHRLKSLNLRSCRHVSDVGIGHLAGMTRSAAEGCLNLEYLTLQDCQKLTDLSLKHISKGLAKLKVLNLSFCGGISDAGMIHLSHMASLWSLNLRSCDNISDTGIMHLAMGTLRLSGLDVSFCDKIGDQSLAYVAQGLYQLKSLSLCSCHISDDGINRMVRQMHELRTLNIGQCVRITDKGLELIADHLTQLTGIDLYGCTKITKRGLERITQLPCLKVLNLGLWQMTESEKVR, from the coding sequence ATGGATACGCACATCTCGTGCCTCTTCCCGGAAATCTTGGCCATGATTTTCAGCTACTTGGACGTGAGGGACAAAGGCAGGGTGGCCCAAGTgtgcgcggcgtggagggacgCGTCGTACCACAAGTccgtgtggaggggggtggaggcCAAGCTGCATCTGCGGAGGGCGAACCCGTCCCTCTTCCCCAGCCTCCAGGCCCGCGGCATCCGGCGGGTGCAGATCCTCAGCCTGAGGCGCAGCCTGAGCTACGTGATCCAGGGGATGCCCAACATCGAGAGCCTGAACCTGAGCGGCTGCTACAACCTGACGGACAACGGCCTGGGCCACGCGTTCGTGCAGGAGATCCCGTCCCTGCGGGTGCTCAACCTGAGCCTCTGCAAGCAGATCACGGACTCCAGCCTGGGCAGGATCGCCCAGTACCTGAAGAACCTGGAGGTGCTGGAGCTGGGCGGCTGCAGCAACATCACCAACACCGGCCTGCTGCTGGTGGCGTGGGGCTTGCACAGGCTCAAGAGCCTGAACCTGCGCAGCTGCCGCCACGTGTCGGACGTGGGCATCGGCCACCTGGCCGGCATGACCCGCAGCGCGGCCGAGGGCTGCCTCAACCTGGAGTACCTGACCCTGCAGGACTGCCAGAAGCTGACGGACCTGTCCCTCAAGCACATCTCCAAGGGGCTCGCCAAGCTCAAGGTGCTCAACCTGAGCTTCTGCGGGGGCATCTCGGACGCGGGCATGATCCACCTCTCGCACATGGCCAGCCTGTGGAGCCTGAACCTGCGCTCGTGCGACAACATCAGCGACACGGGCATCATGCACCTGGCCATGGGCACCCTGAGGCTGTCCGGCCTCGACGTGTCCTTCTGCGACAAGATCGGCGACCAGAGCCTGGCGTACGTCGCCCAGGGCCTGTACCAGCTCAAGTCGCTGTCGCTGTGCTCCTGCCACATCAGCGACGACGGCATCAACCGCATGGTGCGGCAGATGCACGAGCTGCGGACCCTCAACATCGGCCAGTGCGTGCGGATTACGGACAAAGGGCTGGAGCTGATCGCGGACCACCTGACCCAGCTGACCGGCATCGACCTGTACGGGTGCACGAAGATCACGAAGCGGGGGCTGGAGCGGATCACGCAGCTCCCCTGCCTTAAAGtgttgaacctgggactttggcAGATGACCGAGAGCGAGAAAGTGAGGTGA